In one Candidatus Desulfatibia profunda genomic region, the following are encoded:
- a CDS encoding sigma-54-dependent Fis family transcriptional regulator, which translates to MEKWKILIVDDEAYQRDILRVIMENEGFAVECAENGERAIEMCHRFSPDVVLCDYKLPDMEGTQVMERLVTSDRHKHEFIIFTAHGTIESAVKAIKRGAFDYLTKPVEREKLILTTNRACERLALVRENIQLKKQLARPFAIEGVIGKHPSILKVLDFIKTVGPLNVTVLITGETGTGKDLIARAIHSASPRKNKIFQAVNCASMPESLLESELFGYEKGAFTGAYSQKQGLIESSNGGTLFLDEVGELPVGPQAKLLRFLEEKKVRRVGGKEEIAIDVRLIAATNKKLSDEIKKGNFREDLFYRFRGFVIELPPLRERSSDLYLLAESFIEKYNLVFNRAVRGIGNEALRVLMDYPWPGNVRQLDSVIEKAVLLARGDIIELADLDLPAQPSSPAGPAFNFGIPPNGVSLEEIERQVIFKAMEKSGGCIARAAKLLGTTYRTVEYRVKKYAIPRAR; encoded by the coding sequence ATGGAAAAGTGGAAAATACTGATTGTAGACGATGAGGCCTACCAGCGGGATATTCTCAGGGTTATCATGGAAAACGAGGGGTTTGCGGTGGAATGTGCCGAGAACGGGGAGCGGGCCATCGAAATGTGCCATAGATTTTCGCCGGACGTGGTGCTTTGCGATTATAAGCTTCCCGACATGGAAGGAACCCAGGTAATGGAACGGCTGGTAACCTCCGACCGTCACAAGCACGAGTTCATCATATTCACGGCGCATGGAACCATCGAGTCCGCTGTTAAAGCCATCAAAAGGGGTGCCTTCGATTACCTCACAAAACCGGTCGAACGCGAAAAACTTATTCTTACAACCAACAGGGCCTGCGAACGCCTTGCGCTTGTCAGGGAAAACATACAGCTTAAAAAACAACTGGCACGGCCGTTTGCAATCGAGGGTGTTATCGGAAAACACCCGAGCATATTGAAGGTCCTGGATTTCATCAAAACCGTCGGTCCGCTGAACGTAACGGTACTGATTACCGGTGAAACCGGGACGGGCAAGGACCTGATCGCGCGAGCGATCCATTCCGCCAGTCCCAGAAAAAACAAAATCTTTCAAGCAGTTAACTGTGCTTCCATGCCGGAAAGCCTGCTCGAAAGCGAGTTGTTCGGATATGAAAAAGGTGCTTTTACCGGCGCGTATTCCCAAAAGCAAGGCCTGATCGAGAGTTCCAACGGCGGAACTTTGTTTTTGGATGAAGTCGGGGAGCTGCCCGTCGGTCCCCAGGCCAAACTCCTGAGGTTTTTGGAGGAAAAAAAGGTAAGGCGGGTCGGGGGCAAGGAAGAGATTGCCATTGACGTCCGCCTGATCGCCGCCACCAACAAAAAGCTGAGCGACGAGATTAAAAAAGGGAATTTCAGGGAAGACCTGTTTTACCGGTTCAGAGGGTTTGTGATTGAATTGCCCCCGTTACGGGAGCGGTCCTCGGACCTGTACCTTTTGGCGGAATCCTTTATTGAAAAATACAACCTTGTTTTCAACCGGGCGGTCCGGGGAATCGGCAACGAAGCCCTGAGGGTGCTGATGGACTACCCGTGGCCGGGCAACGTGCGCCAGCTCGACTCGGTCATCGAAAAAGCGGTGCTGCTTGCACGCGGCGATATCATAGAACTCGCCGACCTCGACCTGCCGGCGCAGCCAAGCAGTCCTGCCGGCCCCGCCTTCAATTTTGGAATACCCCCGAACGGTGTTTCACTTGAAGAGATTGAACGCCAGGTTATCTTCAAGGCCATGGAAAAATCGGGCGGCTGCATCGCCAGGGCTGCAAAGCTTTTGGGAACAACTTACCGGACCGTTGAGTATCGCGTAAAAAAATACGCTATTCCCCGGGCAAGATAA
- a CDS encoding TRAP transporter small permease subunit, which yields MSNKVLSFLDENLENTLVFPMYFIMMALMAIGVIQRFFFKFAWHWSTYVCIALFCWFSWLGCAWNVKERAHLRLSSFRAKLPRKIQFVLLMSDYALWIAFAVIASYFSIIQIFKLASVGAVVYGTESLPKWIVPLCIPVSFTVLVFRVIQNIIVDVRDFRSGQPLKLNPTATVDQA from the coding sequence ATGTCTAACAAGGTTCTATCTTTTTTAGATGAAAATTTGGAAAACACCCTTGTTTTCCCCATGTATTTCATCATGATGGCCCTCATGGCTATCGGAGTGATCCAGCGGTTTTTCTTCAAGTTCGCCTGGCACTGGAGCACCTACGTCTGTATCGCCCTTTTTTGCTGGTTTTCCTGGTTGGGCTGCGCCTGGAACGTCAAGGAACGGGCGCATCTTAGACTGTCCTCTTTTCGGGCAAAACTGCCCCGCAAGATTCAGTTTGTCCTTTTAATGTCCGATTACGCCCTCTGGATCGCTTTCGCCGTCATCGCCTCTTATTTTTCCATCATCCAGATTTTTAAACTGGCTTCAGTCGGTGCGGTAGTTTACGGAACGGAGAGCCTGCCCAAATGGATCGTGCCGCTGTGCATTCCCGTATCCTTTACGGTGCTGGTTTTCAGAGTCATTCAGAATATCATCGTCGATGTCCGCGACTTTCGAAGCGGCCAACCGTTGAAACTCAACCCTACGGCTACGGTTGACCAGGCCTAG
- a CDS encoding TRAP transporter large permease, whose protein sequence is MLGIPQDIAIWIITVFTGSLFVLGMPIFLCVAFWATLASVAVGFTIQNIGITSYQGIESYALLAMPLFILTGDLIGAGGIAKKLSVMARRFLAPLRGGLSLATIATCSTFAAISGSNSATVATIGRIMIPEMKNQGYHPEFAATTCAAGGIVGILIPPSILMIVYGFTVNVSVLDLFKAGVLPGLVVSLGLAGGAYYSSAKHDFGRPEPFVLTAALKSIWDAKLGLFAVALILFIVYGGISSPTEASGITAAYCLIAGSLLTRQIKLGDIPKIFLSSGRINGLLAPVVSVSIVLQQVFSILNVREIVQHFVLSFGSYWLILGAMMFSLVIAGSIMESISITIILAPILAPIAESIGINPVHFALIFIVGLSLGFVTPPFGLDLFVASGITGIPYDKLIKWLPPYLIGICLAWLVVAMVPWLSLVFV, encoded by the coding sequence ATGTTGGGAATTCCACAAGATATTGCCATCTGGATCATTACGGTTTTCACCGGGAGCTTGTTTGTCCTGGGGATGCCCATTTTTCTGTGCGTGGCCTTCTGGGCTACCTTGGCATCGGTTGCCGTGGGGTTTACCATTCAAAATATCGGCATTACATCCTATCAGGGGATCGAAAGCTATGCGCTGCTGGCCATGCCGCTTTTTATTTTGACCGGGGATTTGATCGGAGCGGGCGGGATCGCCAAAAAGCTTTCCGTCATGGCGCGGCGTTTCCTGGCGCCGCTGCGCGGCGGGCTGTCTCTGGCCACCATTGCCACCTGCAGCACCTTTGCGGCCATTTCCGGCTCCAATTCCGCCACCGTGGCGACCATCGGGCGAATCATGATCCCGGAAATGAAGAATCAGGGCTACCATCCTGAATTTGCCGCCACTACCTGTGCGGCCGGCGGGATCGTGGGGATTTTGATTCCGCCCAGCATCCTGATGATCGTCTACGGTTTTACCGTCAACGTCAGCGTGCTGGACCTGTTTAAGGCCGGCGTGCTGCCGGGCCTGGTCGTGAGCCTGGGTCTGGCCGGAGGGGCCTATTACAGTTCCGCCAAGCATGACTTCGGCCGGCCCGAGCCGTTCGTTCTTACGGCCGCTTTGAAGTCGATCTGGGACGCCAAGCTGGGGCTTTTTGCGGTGGCGCTGATTCTGTTCATCGTCTACGGCGGCATCTCCTCCCCCACGGAAGCATCCGGAATTACGGCGGCCTACTGCCTGATCGCCGGCAGCCTGTTGACCCGCCAAATCAAGCTCGGGGACATCCCCAAAATATTTCTGTCCAGCGGGCGGATCAACGGCCTGCTGGCACCGGTGGTTTCGGTCTCCATCGTCTTGCAGCAGGTCTTTTCGATTCTTAATGTGCGCGAAATCGTCCAGCACTTTGTCCTTTCCTTCGGCAGCTATTGGTTGATCCTGGGAGCGATGATGTTTTCCCTGGTGATTGCCGGATCGATCATGGAATCGATCTCGATCACCATTATCCTGGCCCCGATTCTGGCCCCGATCGCCGAATCGATCGGCATTAACCCGGTGCACTTCGCCCTGATCTTTATCGTGGGGCTGTCCCTTGGCTTTGTGACGCCGCCCTTCGGTCTGGACCTGTTCGTGGCTTCGGGCATCACCGGGATCCCTTACGACAAACTGATCAAGTGGTTGCCGCCTTACCTGATAGGGATCTGTCTGGCCTGGCTGGTGGTAGCCATGGTACCCTGGCTGAGCCTCGTGTTTGTCTGA
- a CDS encoding YeeE/YedE family protein: MEKTSFLNEIWNELRDLYHFLFVRDMPQWVAGIGLGVLAILIFLWRYPWGISSGYRNWGEQLYYYFGLGNWAGLNEAPFPPWMHPVSIMNLGMIFGSMGASMMKKQFAVVRVPNREYVKGFIGGALMAVGSPFAGGCIEGAFYTAVGVFSLGGFVNMIGLSLGAIVGVKYLIWEMFNWPVKMLDKSAEPPKPPLINWKKVYPYIGAGIYIFFCLSFYIYDYFDNTVLGGMAFFGLWIGYFMQRARFCLARTIRNPFMTGDYEMVKAVILSLIIYSAGSAVIKYGFFQPDTHGIDHPFWVGSLVGGFIFGLGMVIAGACASSGLWRAGEGNTKIWMAIVGFITVDPVVEYAVKSTALGTFLGKGIYIPNVLSWTWTLIFYLAFFLGWYLLAVYNAKTEKFVISF, from the coding sequence TTGGAAAAAACAAGCTTCTTAAATGAGATTTGGAACGAACTTCGTGACCTTTACCATTTTCTTTTCGTTCGGGATATGCCCCAGTGGGTGGCCGGCATCGGTCTGGGCGTTCTGGCGATCCTGATATTTCTGTGGCGTTATCCCTGGGGAATTTCGTCGGGATATAGAAACTGGGGCGAGCAGCTTTATTACTATTTCGGTTTAGGAAATTGGGCGGGATTGAATGAGGCTCCCTTTCCTCCCTGGATGCATCCTGTCTCCATTATGAATCTTGGCATGATTTTCGGGAGCATGGGCGCCTCCATGATGAAAAAGCAATTTGCGGTTGTGCGCGTACCAAACCGCGAGTATGTTAAGGGGTTTATCGGCGGGGCCCTGATGGCTGTCGGATCGCCTTTTGCCGGGGGGTGTATTGAAGGCGCATTTTACACTGCGGTGGGGGTATTTTCACTGGGGGGTTTCGTGAATATGATCGGTCTGTCATTAGGTGCGATTGTGGGCGTCAAATACCTGATCTGGGAAATGTTCAACTGGCCGGTAAAAATGCTGGATAAATCGGCCGAACCCCCAAAGCCTCCACTGATCAACTGGAAAAAAGTGTACCCCTACATCGGTGCCGGCATTTATATTTTCTTTTGTCTGTCCTTTTATATTTACGATTATTTCGATAACACCGTGCTCGGCGGCATGGCCTTTTTCGGGCTCTGGATCGGCTATTTCATGCAGCGCGCCCGTTTCTGCCTGGCGCGCACCATTCGCAATCCATTCATGACCGGCGATTACGAAATGGTCAAGGCGGTTATTTTGAGCCTGATCATTTACAGCGCCGGTTCGGCCGTGATCAAGTATGGTTTTTTTCAACCCGACACTCATGGTATTGACCATCCTTTCTGGGTGGGGAGCCTGGTCGGCGGCTTTATTTTCGGCCTCGGCATGGTAATCGCCGGTGCCTGCGCCAGCTCCGGCCTGTGGCGGGCCGGTGAAGGCAACACCAAAATCTGGATGGCCATTGTAGGCTTTATTACAGTGGATCCGGTGGTTGAATATGCCGTAAAAAGTACCGCCCTGGGGACGTTTTTGGGCAAGGGTATCTATATACCCAATGTGCTGAGCTGGACCTGGACCCTGATTTTTTATTTGGCTTTTTTTCTTGGCTGGTACTTGCTGGCTGTTTATAATGCCAAGACCGAAAAATTCGTTATTTCATTTTAA
- a CDS encoding decaprenyl-phosphate phosphoribosyltransferase, which translates to MKTVLFLFFSLRPRQWIKNGFILLPLIFAQQLFDPVRLLTSIQAVAVFCGLTGAVYLFNDYLDREEDRHHPVKRHRPLAAGLISPRLVLASAAGLLLFALLWGFYVGRGFFFILLIYLGIQLLYNLRLRDVVILDVFCVACGFFLRVIAGAVVIGVPLSRWIIICTILIAMFLVLSKRRHELITLGKVEAGKHRQVLSHYSAHLLDQMIGITTGGVLLSYLLYCTSPETVKKFRTEHLIYTFPFVLYGIFRYLYLIYQKQEGGSPEKIILSDHPLLASVLLWLISCVLILYGVL; encoded by the coding sequence ATGAAGACCGTCTTATTCCTATTTTTTTCCCTCCGGCCGCGCCAATGGATTAAAAACGGCTTCATATTGCTTCCTTTGATTTTCGCGCAACAATTGTTCGACCCTGTCCGGCTTTTAACAAGCATCCAGGCCGTGGCGGTGTTTTGCGGCCTTACGGGCGCCGTCTATCTTTTCAATGACTATCTCGACCGCGAGGAAGACCGCCACCATCCCGTTAAGCGCCATCGGCCCCTTGCGGCCGGCCTGATCTCCCCCCGGCTCGTGCTGGCCTCGGCGGCCGGTCTGCTGCTGTTTGCCCTGCTGTGGGGGTTCTATGTCGGCCGGGGCTTTTTTTTCATTCTCCTGATCTACCTTGGCATCCAGTTGCTATACAATCTGCGTCTAAGGGATGTGGTCATCCTGGATGTCTTCTGCGTGGCCTGCGGATTCTTCCTGCGCGTGATCGCCGGTGCCGTGGTCATCGGTGTGCCCCTGTCCAGGTGGATCATTATTTGCACGATCCTCATCGCCATGTTCCTGGTCCTGTCGAAGCGCAGGCATGAACTCATCACCTTGGGAAAGGTGGAGGCAGGCAAACACCGCCAAGTCCTCTCCCATTACAGCGCCCACCTTCTGGATCAGATGATAGGAATAACCACCGGCGGCGTCCTCTTGAGCTACCTTTTGTACTGTACATCCCCTGAAACCGTAAAAAAGTTTCGCACCGAACATTTGATTTATACGTTTCCCTTTGTTCTTTACGGTATCTTCCGCTATCTGTATTTGATTTATCAGAAACAGGAAGGGGGCTCTCCCGAGAAAATTATCCTGTCCGACCATCCCCTGCTCGCCAGCGTCCTCCTGTGGCTCATTTCCTGCGTGCTGATTCTCTACGGGGTGCTTTAG